Proteins found in one Cellulomonas palmilytica genomic segment:
- a CDS encoding acyl-CoA thioesterase has protein sequence MARLEVPVQLRWSDMDAYAHVNNVEMLRLLEEARIEVFWQHPAGPDGVRPETRPTAVLDAGPGTRVSTFIAHQEIQYVKPLGYRRSPVVVELWIGHLGGASLDVCYQVRDLPAADPASVVYARAVTTIVLVDSETGAPTRIGPDERAAWQPYLEEPVAIRRRGGR, from the coding sequence ATGGCCAGGCTCGAGGTGCCGGTGCAGCTGCGCTGGTCGGACATGGACGCGTACGCGCACGTCAACAACGTGGAGATGCTGCGGCTGCTCGAGGAGGCGCGCATCGAGGTGTTCTGGCAGCACCCCGCGGGTCCCGACGGCGTGAGGCCCGAGACGCGCCCCACGGCCGTGCTGGACGCCGGCCCGGGTACGCGCGTGTCGACGTTCATCGCGCACCAGGAGATCCAGTACGTCAAGCCGCTCGGGTACCGGCGCTCGCCCGTGGTGGTCGAGCTGTGGATCGGGCACCTCGGCGGCGCGAGCCTCGACGTCTGCTACCAGGTGCGGGACCTGCCCGCGGCCGACCCGGCGTCGGTCGTGTACGCGCGCGCCGTCACGACGATCGTGCTGGTCGACTCGGAGACCGGTGCGCCCACGCGCATCGGTCCCGACGAGCGCGCGGCGTGGCAGCCGTACCTCGAGGAGCCCGTCGCGATCCGCCGCCGGGGCGGGCGATGA